TTTCTAGATAAGTAGATAATAAAAgttatcattaaaaaaattattaaaacggAGTTAGAATGACAAAAAAGATATTGtaactaattaatttataattttacaagtacaattctttttatataattgtaactTAAAAGTAAAGTGAAAATTGATATTGTACATCATTTTATATATTTGGGCCAAACAAGAATTTCATCATTCATATACTCCATAatcaaaataatcaaaacataattataccttagtaattatatttaatattggaGCCAAAGAAAGAGTCCCAACATCCATGCAAGTGCATGATCATATGACATATATTCATAGcgcaaaaagaaaaaagttttaACCAACTCACAAACCACATGCTTAACCAACATCCAAAAAGATCCCTTTCTTCTTATCTCAATACTCAAATAGTATCTATCTCCTCCCACTTCCCCTTAATTCCTACGCCCCCTTACTACTTATATATACCCTTACATTAGCTTTTCAATTCATAATCAACCAAATCTCTAAGACTCAAAATACATACCCTTATAAGTTGTAAGgaaaaaagcccttaaaatagTCATACATAATGTATCATTCTAAAAgcataatatatatcttaatCACTCTTTACATGCTTGCCTCCACATCTCTAGCTCGCCACTACGGCTTCGACCAAGGCAAAGAAGTGACAAAGGAAAGTACAACCCCAACTAACCAAGATAGTGTGGGCACCCCAACTGGATCCGTCGGATCCGAGCATGGCCCCAATTGGGATTATGGATGGGGATGGGGAGCCGGGCCCAAGAGTGGTTGGGGTTATGGATATGGATCAAGCCATTCCCCTACAGGGTTTGCTAGGGGTTATGGATTTGGGTCTGGATTCGGATCTGGATCTGGGTCCGGATATGGATATGGATCAGGAGGAGATAGTGCGAGTGGATATGGGTCTGGTCATGGATCTGGAGGATC
The sequence above is drawn from the Amaranthus tricolor cultivar Red isolate AtriRed21 chromosome 5, ASM2621246v1, whole genome shotgun sequence genome and encodes:
- the LOC130812889 gene encoding uncharacterized protein LOC130812889, with the translated sequence MYHSKSIIYILITLYMLASTSLARHYGFDQGKEVTKESTTPTNQDSVGTPTGSVGSEHGPNWDYGWGWGAGPKSGWGYGYGSSHSPTGFARGYGFGSGFGSGSGSGYGYGSGGDSASGYGSGHGSGGSQGGGGSPSYHG